Proteins found in one Tamandua tetradactyla isolate mTamTet1 chromosome 3, mTamTet1.pri, whole genome shotgun sequence genomic segment:
- the LOC143677474 gene encoding uncharacterized protein LOC143677474, with amino-acid sequence MDPDSAEELDACCAAWGCGPAHPACQEPEPQRVTRRLREALSSSARLSLGTRVRFLGWGRFLGAPRAPGADPAAVRTHGPSPPGNCSDGAFSSCETRVLKSGAGLPHTARRSQRQAPRSGVGRPRAPEGPRRALCQRHHASCTRARGRDPPDLNFT; translated from the coding sequence ATGGACCCTGATTCTGCCGAGGAGCTAGACGCCTGCTGTGCAGCATGGGGCTGTGGGCCTGCGCATCCCGCGTGCCAGGAGCCCGAGCCCCAGCGAGTGACCCGCAGGCTGCGAGAGGCCCTTAGCAGCTCGGCGCGGCTGTCCCTGGGCACGCGGGTTAGGTTCCTCGGGTGGGGCAGGTTCCTCGGGGCGCCGCGGGCTCCGGGAGCAGACCCGGCTGCCGTCAGGACACACGGTCCGAGTCCTCCCGGAAACTGCTCAGACGGCGCCTTTTCCAGCTGCGAGACTCGGGTTCTTAAGTCGGGTGCGGGGCTCCCCCACACTGCCCGGCGCTCCCAGCGCCAAGCCCCTAGGTCAGGGGTGGGAAGGCCACGTGCCCCTGAGGGTCCTCGGCGTGCGCTGTGCCAGCGACACCATGCTTCGTGCACGAGGGCGCGCGGCCGCGATCCTCCTGATTTAAATTTTACCTGA